In Pyrus communis chromosome 1, drPyrComm1.1, whole genome shotgun sequence, the following are encoded in one genomic region:
- the LOC137729399 gene encoding aminopeptidase M1-like: MEQFKGQPRLPKFAVPKRYDVKLKPDLAACKFGGSVAIDLDIVADTKFVVLNAAELTVNAGSVSFTHGGSSKVFKPSKAETFEEDGILVLEFGEMLRIGYGVLAIEFEGILNDKMKGFYRSTYEHNGEKKNMAVTQFEPVDARRCFPCWDEPACKATFKITLDGVPSELVALSNMPIEEEKVNGHLKTVSYVETPIMSTYLVAVVVGLFDYVEDHTSDGVKVRVYCQVGKADQGKFALHVAVKTLELYKDYFAVPYPLPKLDMVAIPDFSAGAMENYGLVTYRETALLFDEQHSAAVNKQRVATVVAHELAHQWFGNLVTMEWWTHLWLNEGFATWVSYLATDSLFPEWKIWTQFLDELTDGLKLDGLEESHPIEVEINHAAEVDEIFDAISYRKGASVIRMLQSYLGAEVFQRSLASYIKKHAYSNAKTEDLWAALEEGSGEPVNKLMNSWTQQKGYPVISVKVKDQKLEFDQTQFYSSGSQGDGQWIVPITLSCGSYDVRKNFLLQAKSETLDIKEFLGCSVGKAGCGGNKDNAICSWIKVNVDQTGFYRVKYEDELAVALRNAIEKKQLSETDRFGILDDSFALSMARKQSFASLLTLLSAYREELDYIVLSNLITVSYKLARIAADAEPGLLDHINQFFIGLFQYSAEKLGWQPKPGESHLDAMLRGDILNALAVFGHDLTLDEATRRFHAFLEDRNTPLLPPDIRKAVYVAVMQRASISNRSSYESLLRLYRESDLSQEKTRILSSLASCPDPNITLEVLNFILTPEVRSQDAVFGLAVSSKGRETAWTWLKENWEHISKTWGSGFLITRFVSAVVSPFASFDKVKEIEEFFKAHPNPAITRTLKQSIERVQINAKWVQSIQSEKNLADVVTELAYRKY, encoded by the exons ATGGAGCAGTTCAAGGGCCAGCCCCGGCTTCCGAAATTCGCCGTCCCGAAACGTTACGACGTGAAGCTGAAGCCTGACCTCGCCGCCTGCAAATTCGGCGGCTCCGTCGCCATCGACCTCGATATCGTCGCCGATACGAAATTCGTCGTCCTCAATGCCGCCGAGCTCACCGTCAACGCCGGTTCCGTCTCTTTCACTCACGGAGGCTCGTCCAAG GTGTTCAAGCCTTCGAAagctgagacgttcgaagaggATGGGATTTTGGTTTTGGAGTTTGGAGAGATGCTTCGGATTGGGTATGGAGTTTTGGCTATTGAGTTTGAGGGAATTTTGAATGACAAGATGAAGGGGTTCTATAGAAG CACATATGAGCACAACGGTGAGAAGAAAAATATGGCAGTTACACAGTTTGAACCGGTTGATGCCAGGCGGTGCTTTCCATGTTGGGATGAACCTGCTTGCAAg GCTACATTCAAGATTACACTTGATGGTGTTCCGTCGGAACTAGTAGCCCTTTCCAACATGCcgattgaagaagaaaaagttaaCGGACATCTGAAGACAGTTTCATATGTGGAAACACCAATTATGTCTACATATTTGGTGGCCGTTGTTGTCGGATTGTTTGATTATGTTGAAGATCATACTTCTGATG GGGTCAAAGTGCGGGTATATTGTCAAGTTGGTAAGGCAGACCAAGGGAAATTTGCTTTGCATGTTGCTGTCAAGACACTTGAATTGTACAAAGA CTACTTTGCTGTGCCATACCCTTTGCCCAAATTGGATATGGTCGCAATACCTGATTTCTCTGCTGGTGCCATGGAGAACTATGGTTTAGTTACATACCGAGAAACAGCTTTGCTTTTTGATGAACAACATTCTGCAGCTGTCAACAAGCAAAGG GTCGCGACTGTTGTGGCACATGAATTGGCACACCAGTGGTTTGGCAATCTTGTAACAATGGAATGGTGGACACATTTATGGCTGAATGAGGGATTTGCAACATGG GTGAGCTATTTGGCTACTGATAGCTTGTTCCCAGAGTGGAAAATATGGACTCAGTTTCTTGATGAACTTACTGATGGTCTTAAGCTGGATGGGCTTGAAGAATCTCACCCCATTGAG GTGGAGATCAATCATGCTGCTGAGGTTGATGAAATATTTGATGCGATAAGTTATAGAAAAGGTGCTTCTGTTATTCGGATGCTACAAAGCTATCTAGGTGCTGAAGTTTTCCAG CGGTCACTTGCTTCATATATAAAAAAGCATGCTTACTCAAATGCAAAGACAGAAGATTTGTGGGCTGCCCTTGAGGAGGGATCTGGTGAACCTGTAAACAAGCTAATGAATTCATGGACACAGCAAAAAGGTTACCCGGTTATTTCTGTCAAAGTCAAAGATCAGAAATTGGAGTTTGATCAG ACACAATTCTACTCAAGCGGTTCCCAAGGCGATGGGCAATGGATTGTGCCGATCACATTATCCTGTGGCTCATATGATGTACGCAAGAATTTCCTACTGCAAGCAAAGTCTGAAACTCTTGACATAAAGGAATTTCTGGGTTGCTCAGTAGGAAAGGCTGGATGTGGAGGCAACAAGGACAATGCAATATGCAGTTGGATAAAAGTGAATGTGGATCAGACTGGTTTTTACAGGGTGAAATATGAGGACGAACTTGCAGTTGCACTTAGAAACGCTATAGAAAAGAAACAATTGTCTGAAACTGACAGATTTG GCATTTTGGATGATTCGTTTGCCCTATCAATGGCTCGCAAGCAGTCTTTTGCTTCATTGCTTACCTTGTTGAGCGCTTACAGAGAGGAACTTGACTATATcgtgctgtcaaatttgattacT GTAAGTTATAAGCTCGCAAGAATTGCGGCTGATGCTGAACCCGGACTACTGGATCACATTAATCAATTCTTTATTGGCCTTTTCCAGTATTCTGCTGA GAAGCTTGGTTGGCAGCCCAAACCCGGTGAAAGCCATTTAGATGCAATGTTGAGAGGAGATATTTTGAATGCGCTTGCTGTGTTTGGACATGACCTGACATTAGATGAAGCAACTAGGCGTTTTCATGCCTTTTTAGAAGACAGAAACACACCCCTCCTTCCCCCTGACATTAGAAAG GCAGTATATGTGGCTGTAATGCAAAGGGCAAGCATATCTAACCGATCAAGCTATGAATCTCTTCTTAGGCTCTACAGAGAGAGTGATTTAAGCCAGGAGAAAACGCGCATACTAA GTTCTTTAGCATCTTGTCCTGATCCCAATATTACATTGGAAGTTCTCAACTTTATATTGACTCCTGAg GTTCGCAGTCAGGATGCTGTCTTTGGACTTGCTGTTAGCAGTAAAGGACGGGAAACAGCTTGGACGTGGTTGAAG GAGAACTGGGAGCACATCTCGAAGACCTGGGGGTCTGGATTTCTAATTACTCGCTTTGTTAGTGCAGTTGTTTCTCCG TTTGCTTCGTTTGACAAGGTTAAGGAAATAGAGGAGTTCTTCAAAGCCCACCCCAACCCGGCGATAACCAGAACCTTGAAGCAGAGCATTGAGCGGGTACAGATTAACGCCAAGTGGGTTCAGAGCATCCAGAGCGAGAAAAACCTTGCCGACGTTGTGACGGAGTTGGCATACAGGAAATACTAG
- the LOC137712745 gene encoding (S)-coclaurine N-methyltransferase-like: protein MNRVMQAPYDATVRFALASLERNLLPDAVVRRLTRLLLASRLRSGYRPSSELQLSDLLQFVQSLKEMPIAIRTDDPKAQHYEVPTSFFKMVLGKNLKYSCCYFNDESSTLEDAEKATLELYCERSQIKDGHTVLDVGCGWGSLSLYIAQKYNNCKVTGICNSTTQKAFIEEQCRNLQLQNVEIIVGDISTFEMEASFDRIFSIEMFEHMKNYKDLLKKISGWMKDDGLLFVHHFCHKAFAYHFEDKSEDDWITRYFFSGGTMPSANLLLYFQDDVSIVNHWLVNGKHYAQTSEEWLKRMDRNMASIKPIMESTYGKDSAVKWIVYWRTFFISVAELFGYNNGEEWMVVHFLFKKK, encoded by the exons ATGAACAGAGTAATGCAAGCACCGTACGATGCTACCGTACGGTTCGCGCTGGCTTCGCTGGAGCGGAATCTGCTGCCGGACGCCGTCGTGAGGCGGCTGACACGGCTGCTCTTGGCGAGCCGTCTCCGGTCCGGTTACAGGCCTTCCTCCGAGCTCCAGCTGTCCGACCTCCTTCAATTCGTGCAAT CTTTGAAGGAGATGCCCATAGCCATAAGGACTGATGATCCAAAAGCTCAACACTATGAAGTTCCCACATCTTTTTTCAAGATGGTGCTTGGGAAAAATCTAAAATATAG TTGTTGCTACTTCAATGATGAGTCAAGCACATTGGAGGATGCTGAGAAAGCAACGTTGGAGCTCTACTGTGAAAGGTCACAGATAAAAGATGGTCACACTGTTCTTGACGTTGGGTGTGGCTGGGGATCTTTGTCTTTGTACATTGCGCAGAAATATAACAACTGCAAGGTTACCGGGATCTGCAACTCAACGACACAAAAAGCTTTTATAGAAGAACAATGCCG GAATCTTCAGCTGCAGAATGTGGAGATCATCGTCGGAGATATCAGCACGTTTGAAATGGAGGCTTCCTTTGACCGAATATTTTCGATTGAAATGTTTGAG CATATGAAGAACTATAAGGATCTTCTGAAGAAGATATCCGGGTGGATGAAAGACGACGGCCTTCTGTTTGTTCATCATTTCTGCCATAAAGCATTTGCTTACCACTTTGAG GATAAAAGTGAAGATGACTGGATTACTAGGTACTTCTTCAGCGGGGGTACAATGCCCTCAGCAAATCTGCTACTTTATTTCCAG GATGATGTTTCCATTGTGAATCATTGGCTCGTCAACGGGAAGCACTACGCGCAAACAAG TGAAGAGTGGCTCAAAAGAATGGATCGGAACATGGCTTCCATAAAACCGATCATGGAATCAACTTACGGCAAGGATTCAGCCGTGAAATGGATCGTATATTGGCGAACATTCTTCATTTCCGTTGCGGAACTCTTTGGGTACAACAACGGAGAAGAATGGATGGTTGTTCATTTCCTATTCAAGAAGAAATGA
- the LOC137709988 gene encoding aminopeptidase M1-like: MVWKKKILQKEELEESLLRLYRESDLSQEKTRILSSLASCPDPNITLEVLNFILTPEVRSQDAVFGLAVSSKGRETAWTWLKENWEHISNTWGSGFLITRFVSAVVSPFASFDKVKEIKEFFKAHPNPAITRTLKQSIERVQINAKWVQSIQSEKNLADVVTELAYRKY, encoded by the exons atggtttggaagaagaagatattgcagaaggaagaactggaag AATCTCTTCTTAGACTCTACAGAGAGAGTGATTTAAGCCAGGAGAAAACCCGCATTCTAA GTTCTTTAGCATCTTGTCCTGATCCCAATATTACATTGGAAGTTCTCAACTTTATATTGACTCCTGAg GTTCGCAGCCAGGATGCTGTCTTTGGACTTGCTGTTAGCAGTAAAGGACGAGAAACAGCTTGGACGTGGTTGAAG GAGAACTGGGAGCACATCTCGAACACCTGGGGGTCTGGATTTCTAATTACTCGCTTTGTCAGTGCAGTTGTTTCTCC GTTTGCTTCGTTTGACAAGGTTAAGGAAATAAAGGAGTTCTTCAAAGCCCACCCCAACCCGGCGATAACCAGAACCTTGAAGCAGAGCATTGAGCGGGTACAGATTAACGCCAAGTGGGTTCAGAGCATCCAGAGCGAGAAAAACCTTGCCGACGTTGTGACGGAGTTGGCATACAGGAAATACTAG